The following are encoded together in the Coregonus clupeaformis isolate EN_2021a chromosome 24, ASM2061545v1, whole genome shotgun sequence genome:
- the LOC121538263 gene encoding DNA damage-regulated autophagy modulator protein 2 isoform X2, translating to MWWFQRGVCALPAALVAWSSATFVLSYVTAVLLGHVDLLIPYISDASAVVPERCVFGFMLSVSSFLGVATVYVRYKQVHALALGGELKLHRLNCAGLVLGIMSSVGMCVVANFQKTTIMSVHLLGAGLTFGCGALYILVQTGVSYHMQPRFHGRDILWARTAVGLWTMASVIIAFVSSAILYDNLPDVNRKIRWRPGDTGYTAHLVSAVAEWSLAFSFICFFLTYIRDFQKIQLRVQVVMQSNHLYDYTHYDVREHIHHGEHSPLLAGSI from the exons ATGTGGTGGTTCCAGAGGGGGGTATGTGCTCTCCCTGCAGCCCTGGTCGCCTGGTCCTCGGCCACCTTCGTCCTCAGCTATGTCACCGCTGTGCTGCTGGGCCACGTCGACCTACTAATTCCCTACATCAG TGATGCCAGTGCCGTGGTTCCCGAACGCTGCGTCTTTGGGTTCATGCTGAGTGTCTCTTCCTTTTTAG GTGTAGCCACTGTCTATGTGCGATACAAGCAGGTCCATGCTCTGGCACTAGGTGGCGAGCTTAAACTGCATCGACTTAACTGTGCTGGCCTGGTCCTGGGGATCATGAGCTCAGTCGGCATGTGCGTCGTCGCCAACTTCCAG AAAACCACCATCATGTCAGTGCATCTGCTGGGGGCGGGGCTGACCTTTGGCTGCGGGGCGCTCTACATCCTGGTTCAGACGGGGGTGTCATACCACATGCAGCCTCGCTTCCACGGCCGGGACATCCTATGGGCGCGCACCGCCGTGGGGCTGTGGACAATGGCCAGCGTTATCATCG cgttTGTGTCGTCAGCCATTCTGTATGATAACCTACCAGACGTGAACAGGAAAATACGCTGGAGACCAGGGGACACG GGTTACACAGCCCATCTGGTCAGTGCCGTGGCTGAGTGGTCTCTGGCCTTCTCCTTTATCTGCTTCTTCCTCACTTACATCCGAGACTTCCAG AAAATTCAGTTGCGGGTGCAGGTTGTCATGCAGAGTAATCACCTGTACGACTACACCCATTATGACGTGAGGGAGCATATCCACCATGGAGAGCACTCGCCACTGCTGGCTGGGAGCATCTGA
- the LOC121538263 gene encoding DNA damage-regulated autophagy modulator protein 2 isoform X1, with amino-acid sequence MWWFQRGVCALPAALVAWSSATFVLSYVTAVLLGHVDLLIPYISDASAVVPERCVFGFMLSVSSFLGVATVYVRYKQVHALALGGELKLHRLNCAGLVLGIMSSVGMCVVANFQKTTIMSVHLLGAGLTFGCGALYILVQTGVSYHMQPRFHGRDILWARTAVGLWTMASVIIAFVSSAILYDNLPDVNRKIRWRPGDTGYTAHLVSAVAEWSLAFSFICFFLTYIRDFQVRSSCYPFSLCSQPMAKQNTQHLPLQDFILRSVLHNKCRKVTFV; translated from the exons ATGTGGTGGTTCCAGAGGGGGGTATGTGCTCTCCCTGCAGCCCTGGTCGCCTGGTCCTCGGCCACCTTCGTCCTCAGCTATGTCACCGCTGTGCTGCTGGGCCACGTCGACCTACTAATTCCCTACATCAG TGATGCCAGTGCCGTGGTTCCCGAACGCTGCGTCTTTGGGTTCATGCTGAGTGTCTCTTCCTTTTTAG GTGTAGCCACTGTCTATGTGCGATACAAGCAGGTCCATGCTCTGGCACTAGGTGGCGAGCTTAAACTGCATCGACTTAACTGTGCTGGCCTGGTCCTGGGGATCATGAGCTCAGTCGGCATGTGCGTCGTCGCCAACTTCCAG AAAACCACCATCATGTCAGTGCATCTGCTGGGGGCGGGGCTGACCTTTGGCTGCGGGGCGCTCTACATCCTGGTTCAGACGGGGGTGTCATACCACATGCAGCCTCGCTTCCACGGCCGGGACATCCTATGGGCGCGCACCGCCGTGGGGCTGTGGACAATGGCCAGCGTTATCATCG cgttTGTGTCGTCAGCCATTCTGTATGATAACCTACCAGACGTGAACAGGAAAATACGCTGGAGACCAGGGGACACG GGTTACACAGCCCATCTGGTCAGTGCCGTGGCTGAGTGGTCTCTGGCCTTCTCCTTTATCTGCTTCTTCCTCACTTACATCCGAGACTTCCAGGTACGGTCTTCCTgctatcccttctctctctgctcacaACCAATGGCAAAGCAAAATACACAACACTTACCATTGCAAGACTTCATTCTCCGATCTGTTTTGCATAACAAATGTAGAAAGGTTACATTTGTATGA
- the LOC121538263 gene encoding DNA damage-regulated autophagy modulator protein 2 isoform X3, with the protein MLSVSSFLGVATVYVRYKQVHALALGGELKLHRLNCAGLVLGIMSSVGMCVVANFQKTTIMSVHLLGAGLTFGCGALYILVQTGVSYHMQPRFHGRDILWARTAVGLWTMASVIIAFVSSAILYDNLPDVNRKIRWRPGDTGYTAHLVSAVAEWSLAFSFICFFLTYIRDFQVRSSCYPFSLCSQPMAKQNTQHLPLQDFILRSVLHNKCRKVTFV; encoded by the exons ATGCTGAGTGTCTCTTCCTTTTTAG GTGTAGCCACTGTCTATGTGCGATACAAGCAGGTCCATGCTCTGGCACTAGGTGGCGAGCTTAAACTGCATCGACTTAACTGTGCTGGCCTGGTCCTGGGGATCATGAGCTCAGTCGGCATGTGCGTCGTCGCCAACTTCCAG AAAACCACCATCATGTCAGTGCATCTGCTGGGGGCGGGGCTGACCTTTGGCTGCGGGGCGCTCTACATCCTGGTTCAGACGGGGGTGTCATACCACATGCAGCCTCGCTTCCACGGCCGGGACATCCTATGGGCGCGCACCGCCGTGGGGCTGTGGACAATGGCCAGCGTTATCATCG cgttTGTGTCGTCAGCCATTCTGTATGATAACCTACCAGACGTGAACAGGAAAATACGCTGGAGACCAGGGGACACG GGTTACACAGCCCATCTGGTCAGTGCCGTGGCTGAGTGGTCTCTGGCCTTCTCCTTTATCTGCTTCTTCCTCACTTACATCCGAGACTTCCAGGTACGGTCTTCCTgctatcccttctctctctgctcacaACCAATGGCAAAGCAAAATACACAACACTTACCATTGCAAGACTTCATTCTCCGATCTGTTTTGCATAACAAATGTAGAAAGGTTACATTTGTATGA